The Streptomyces sp. NBC_01142 genome has a window encoding:
- a CDS encoding sulfite exporter TauE/SafE family protein, translating to MDWWTALGGLAAGLLIATMTAPVGVSGAVFLLPVQLSVFGVPNPAVTPTNLLFNGITGPGALWRYSRTGTLRGPLTRRLVAGTLPGVVLGAAIRVFALPGPTVFRLLIAALLLPLGLWLCARTLRPVPERAVAGEPSARTLTGLAVAVGIIGGIYGIGGGSLLGPLLVGRGLPVARVAPAALASTFATSLVGAATFALLSLVSRGDVAPDWPLGLACGIGGLIGGYLGARLQPHLPETALRVLLGTLATALGALYLVQTVR from the coding sequence GTGGACTGGTGGACGGCTCTGGGAGGTCTGGCCGCAGGGCTGCTGATCGCGACGATGACCGCGCCGGTCGGGGTGTCCGGAGCGGTGTTCCTCCTCCCGGTCCAACTGAGCGTCTTCGGCGTACCAAACCCCGCGGTCACCCCGACCAACCTCCTCTTCAACGGCATCACCGGACCGGGTGCCCTGTGGCGCTACAGCCGGACAGGCACCCTGCGCGGACCGCTCACCCGGCGCCTGGTGGCCGGCACCCTGCCAGGAGTGGTACTCGGCGCCGCCATCCGGGTCTTCGCCCTCCCCGGCCCCACCGTCTTCCGGCTCCTCATCGCAGCCCTCCTCCTCCCGCTCGGCCTGTGGCTGTGCGCACGCACCCTGCGTCCGGTGCCCGAGCGGGCCGTCGCAGGTGAACCGTCCGCCCGTACCCTCACAGGGCTCGCTGTGGCCGTGGGCATCATCGGCGGGATCTACGGAATCGGCGGCGGCTCGCTCCTCGGACCGCTCCTCGTCGGCCGCGGCCTGCCGGTCGCCCGCGTCGCCCCGGCCGCCCTTGCCTCCACGTTCGCGACTTCACTCGTCGGCGCGGCCACCTTCGCGCTGCTGTCCCTGGTCAGTCGCGGGGACGTAGCACCGGACTGGCCCCTGGGCCTCGCCTGCGGCATCGGCGGCCTGATCGGCGGCTACCTCGGCGCCCGCCTCCAACCACACCTCCCCGAAACGGCTCTGCGCGTCCTCCTCGGCACGCTGGCCACAGCACTTGGCGCCCTCTACCTGGTGCAGACCGTCCGCTGA
- a CDS encoding cation transporter yields MTAISLGPSPARRDVLTRRIRLLVAATITYNAIEAVVAITAGTIASSTALVGFGLDSVIEVSSAAAVAWQFSARDHALREAREKTTLRIIAVSFFALAAYVGIDAVRALTGTGEADRSIPGIVIAALSLAIMPFLSAAQRRAGRELGSASAVADSKQTLLCTYLSAVLLVGLVLNATLNWSWADPIAALVIAVIAAKEGRDAWQGKGCCAPSAHSVSAVPPSGGEADACGCRPGCTCCS; encoded by the coding sequence ATGACCGCGATATCCCTCGGGCCGAGCCCGGCCCGCCGCGACGTGCTCACCCGCCGCATACGGCTGCTGGTCGCGGCCACGATCACCTACAACGCGATCGAGGCGGTCGTCGCGATCACGGCCGGGACGATCGCCTCCTCCACCGCGCTGGTCGGCTTCGGCCTGGACTCCGTCATCGAGGTGTCCTCCGCCGCGGCGGTCGCCTGGCAGTTCTCCGCCCGTGACCACGCCCTGCGCGAGGCCCGGGAGAAGACCACGCTGCGGATCATCGCCGTCTCCTTCTTCGCCCTCGCCGCCTACGTCGGCATCGACGCCGTCCGCGCGCTGACCGGTACCGGCGAGGCTGACCGCTCCATCCCGGGCATCGTCATCGCAGCCCTGTCTCTGGCGATCATGCCGTTCCTCTCCGCCGCCCAGCGCCGCGCCGGCCGGGAACTCGGCTCCGCCTCCGCGGTCGCCGACTCCAAGCAAACCCTGCTCTGCACCTACCTCTCCGCCGTCCTCCTCGTGGGCCTGGTACTCAACGCCACCCTCAACTGGTCCTGGGCCGACCCGATCGCCGCCCTCGTCATCGCCGTCATCGCGGCGAAGGAAGGCCGCGACGCCTGGCAAGGCAAAGGATGCTGCGCACCCTCCGCCCACTCCGTCTCCGCCGTGCCGCCCTCGGGCGGCGAGGCAGACGCATGCGGCTGCCGACCGGGCTGCACTTGCTGCTCATGA
- a CDS encoding helix-turn-helix transcriptional regulator, which yields MLTLAPDIEVLARFGRALADPIRCRILLALREAPAYPSDLADALGVSRTRLSNHLACLRDCGLVVTVPDGRRTRYELADERLGHALEQLLAAVVAVESDKTCPDAATQGCC from the coding sequence GTGCTGACTCTCGCTCCCGACATCGAGGTGCTGGCGCGGTTCGGCCGCGCGCTCGCCGACCCGATCCGCTGCCGGATCCTCCTCGCGCTGCGCGAGGCGCCGGCCTACCCCTCCGACCTCGCCGACGCGCTCGGCGTCTCGCGGACCCGGCTCTCCAACCATCTGGCCTGCCTGCGCGACTGCGGCCTCGTCGTCACCGTGCCCGACGGGCGCCGCACCCGCTACGAGCTCGCCGACGAACGCCTCGGCCACGCCCTGGAGCAGCTGCTCGCCGCCGTGGTCGCCGTCGAGTCGGACAAGACCTGCCCCGACGCCGCCACACAGGGCTGCTGCTGA
- a CDS encoding APC family permease, with translation MNAVGASAGGGELRRRLGVSDAVLIGLGSMIGAGIFAALAPAAKAAGSGLLLGLVLAAVVAYCNATSSARLAARYPASGGTYVYGRERLGDFWGYLAGWAFVVGKTASCAAMALTVGTYAWPGQAHTVAVAAVVALTALNYSGVQKSARLTRVIVALVLAVLAAVVTACLTGGTAEAARLDIGTDATAGGVLQAAGLLFFAFAGYARIATLGEEVRDPARTIPRAIPLALAITLVVYACVAVAVLSVLGPDRLAHATEPLTEAARAAGVPDLAPVVRVGAAVAALGSLLALILGVSRTTLAMARDRHLPHTLAAVHPRFGVPHHAELAVGAVVAIAAATVDVRGAIGFSSFGVLAYYAIANAAAYNLTPAEGLPPRAVPVLGLAGCAVLAFALPLTSVISGAAVLAVGAAVYGARKSRARS, from the coding sequence ATGAACGCGGTGGGGGCTTCGGCCGGTGGCGGCGAGTTGAGGCGGCGCCTTGGGGTGTCCGATGCCGTGCTGATCGGGCTGGGGTCGATGATCGGGGCGGGCATCTTCGCCGCGCTCGCTCCGGCGGCGAAGGCGGCCGGGTCCGGACTGCTTCTCGGGCTCGTTCTCGCCGCAGTGGTCGCGTACTGCAACGCGACGTCTTCGGCGCGGCTGGCCGCCCGATACCCGGCCTCCGGCGGCACCTACGTCTACGGCCGCGAGCGCCTCGGTGACTTCTGGGGCTACCTGGCCGGCTGGGCGTTCGTCGTCGGCAAGACCGCCTCCTGCGCGGCCATGGCCCTGACCGTGGGCACCTACGCCTGGCCCGGCCAGGCCCACACGGTCGCGGTGGCTGCCGTGGTGGCGCTGACCGCGCTCAACTACTCCGGTGTGCAGAAGAGCGCACGGCTGACCCGCGTCATTGTCGCCCTTGTCCTGGCGGTCCTCGCCGCGGTGGTCACCGCCTGCCTGACCGGGGGAACCGCCGAGGCTGCCCGGCTGGACATCGGCACGGACGCCACGGCAGGCGGTGTTCTGCAGGCGGCCGGGCTGCTGTTCTTCGCCTTCGCCGGCTACGCCCGCATCGCCACCCTCGGCGAAGAGGTCCGCGACCCGGCCCGCACCATCCCCCGCGCGATCCCACTCGCCCTGGCCATCACCCTCGTCGTCTACGCCTGCGTGGCGGTCGCGGTCCTGTCGGTGCTCGGGCCCGACCGGCTCGCCCACGCCACCGAACCGCTCACCGAGGCCGCACGGGCGGCGGGCGTTCCCGACTTGGCCCCTGTCGTGCGCGTCGGAGCGGCCGTCGCGGCCCTCGGGTCCCTGCTCGCGCTGATCCTCGGGGTCTCCCGCACCACGCTGGCCATGGCCCGCGACCGCCATCTGCCCCACACCTTGGCTGCGGTCCATCCACGCTTCGGCGTACCGCATCACGCCGAACTCGCCGTCGGAGCGGTTGTCGCCATCGCCGCCGCCACCGTCGACGTGCGCGGCGCGATCGGCTTCTCATCCTTCGGCGTCTTGGCCTACTACGCCATCGCCAACGCCGCCGCCTACAACCTCACCCCAGCCGAGGGCCTTCCGCCGCGCGCCGTCCCCGTCCTCGGCCTGGCCGGCTGCGCGGTCCTCGCGTTCGCCCTGCCGCTGACCTCCGTCATCTCCGGAGCCGCCGTCCTGGCCGTCGGCGCCGCCGTCTACGGCGCACGAAAGTCCCGTGCCCGCAGCTAA
- a CDS encoding ArsI/CadI family heavy metal resistance metalloenzyme → MSRAQLALNVADLEASVAFYSKLFGVEPAKRRPCYANFAITTPPLKLVLIEGEPGQETRLDHLGVEVDTTDEVTAATARLKDAGLATFEENDTSCCYALQDKVWVHGPGKEPWEVYVVKADAYQLGKSPALGGDACCSGQSETAGTTASAPAAAGCACGS, encoded by the coding sequence ATGTCCCGTGCTCAGCTCGCGCTCAACGTCGCCGACCTCGAAGCGTCGGTCGCCTTCTACTCCAAGCTGTTCGGCGTCGAACCCGCCAAGCGCCGCCCCTGCTACGCGAACTTTGCCATCACCACCCCGCCGCTCAAGCTCGTCCTCATTGAGGGCGAGCCCGGCCAGGAGACCCGCCTGGACCACCTCGGCGTCGAGGTCGACACCACCGACGAAGTCACCGCCGCCACTGCCCGCCTCAAGGACGCCGGCCTCGCCACCTTCGAGGAGAACGACACGTCCTGCTGCTACGCCCTCCAGGACAAGGTGTGGGTCCACGGCCCCGGCAAGGAGCCGTGGGAGGTCTACGTCGTCAAGGCCGACGCCTACCAGCTGGGCAAGAGCCCCGCTCTGGGCGGCGACGCCTGCTGTTCCGGGCAGAGCGAGACCGCCGGGACAACAGCGTCCGCGCCGGCTGCCGCAGGCTGTGCCTGCGGCAGCTGA
- a CDS encoding helix-turn-helix transcriptional regulator produces the protein MSKQELVVLGQDGDGGCCPTLLAAPLDEDEAADLAKVFKALGDPVRLRLLSMIASRAGGEICVCDLTPAFELSQPTISHHLKLLKQAGLIDSERRGTWVYYRLLPETTDRLAAVLTRPGAPVAEPAGAAS, from the coding sequence ATGTCGAAACAAGAGCTTGTGGTGCTCGGCCAGGACGGGGACGGCGGATGCTGCCCCACGCTGCTGGCCGCGCCGCTTGACGAGGATGAGGCCGCCGATCTGGCGAAGGTGTTCAAGGCGCTGGGCGACCCGGTGCGGCTGAGGCTGCTGTCGATGATCGCGTCCCGTGCGGGCGGGGAGATCTGCGTCTGCGATCTGACCCCGGCCTTCGAGCTGTCCCAGCCGACGATCTCCCACCACCTCAAGCTGCTGAAGCAGGCCGGGCTGATCGACTCCGAGCGGCGCGGGACGTGGGTGTACTACCGGCTGCTGCCCGAAACGACCGACCGGCTCGCTGCCGTCCTGACCCGCCCCGGCGCCCCGGTCGCCGAACCTGCCGGGGCCGCATCGTGA
- a CDS encoding RidA family protein → MARAITLIRSTALSDVAEYAYAATAPAESRLIFLAGACPLNDDGSTAAIGDYEGQAAKAIENMQAALTVSGASLQDVISTRVLVASARREDLVAAWQVVRDSFADHDVPSTLMGVTVLGYKDQLVEIEAVAAVLD, encoded by the coding sequence GTGGCTCGTGCCATCACTTTGATCCGCTCCACCGCCCTGTCCGACGTCGCCGAGTACGCCTACGCGGCCACGGCGCCCGCCGAGTCACGCCTGATCTTCCTTGCAGGGGCGTGTCCGCTGAACGATGACGGCTCCACAGCAGCGATCGGGGACTACGAGGGCCAAGCGGCAAAAGCCATCGAGAACATGCAGGCCGCTCTTACTGTCTCAGGCGCGTCACTCCAGGACGTCATTAGCACACGGGTTCTCGTCGCATCGGCCCGGCGGGAGGACCTGGTGGCCGCCTGGCAGGTTGTCCGGGACTCGTTCGCTGACCATGACGTCCCCAGCACGTTGATGGGCGTCACCGTGCTCGGTTACAAGGACCAACTCGTCGAGATCGAGGCCGTCGCCGCCGTGCTCGATTGA
- a CDS encoding tetratricopeptide repeat protein, producing the protein MVRIAFDLVYRLFQWRYFDDGTAVAEAALAVVDGHGTTSDRGGLHTILGMALFGAGRRAEAVAATQESIRIYRELARDQPDAEPLVGRSLANLGIQEPDPERRRVAAEEAVSIGRRWARGDDPALPEVELAGALHNLSVALADLGRHSEAVAPAQEAMEIRRRQAQAAPGAFQRYFADLLIHLSAKLLEAGRPEDAVLRAAEGVDVFRQLAAEDLRAHEHALCDALARLGLAFVAGGRTEEARELHAQAMALAARLGENAEVTAVLTEITRALPPAAERGGLWHRIAKTRRGRRST; encoded by the coding sequence GTGGTACGCATCGCTTTCGACCTCGTGTATCGCCTCTTCCAGTGGCGCTACTTCGACGACGGAACCGCTGTGGCGGAGGCGGCGCTGGCAGTGGTCGACGGTCACGGAACGACGAGCGACAGGGGCGGGCTCCACACCATCCTCGGCATGGCGCTGTTCGGGGCCGGGCGGCGGGCGGAGGCTGTCGCCGCGACACAAGAGTCCATCAGGATCTACCGGGAACTCGCCCGGGACCAGCCTGACGCCGAACCCCTGGTGGGACGTTCCCTTGCGAACCTCGGCATCCAGGAGCCCGATCCGGAAAGGCGCCGGGTGGCCGCCGAGGAGGCCGTGTCCATCGGACGCCGATGGGCACGCGGGGACGACCCCGCACTTCCCGAGGTGGAACTCGCGGGAGCACTGCACAACCTCAGCGTTGCGCTCGCGGACCTGGGCCGGCACTCGGAGGCCGTCGCCCCCGCTCAGGAAGCCATGGAGATCCGCAGACGCCAGGCACAGGCGGCCCCGGGAGCCTTCCAGAGGTACTTCGCCGACCTGTTGATCCATCTCAGTGCGAAGCTGTTGGAGGCGGGCCGACCGGAAGACGCCGTGCTGCGGGCCGCGGAGGGCGTGGACGTCTTCAGGCAGCTGGCCGCAGAGGATCTCAGGGCGCACGAGCACGCCCTTTGCGACGCCCTCGCACGGCTCGGGCTCGCTTTCGTCGCCGGCGGGCGCACCGAGGAGGCTCGCGAACTCCACGCACAGGCGATGGCACTGGCGGCGCGACTCGGTGAGAACGCCGAGGTAACCGCGGTGCTGACCGAAATCACCCGCGCTCTCCCGCCTGCTGCCGAGAGAGGCGGACTATGGCACCGCATTGCCAAGACGCGCCGGGGCAGACGGAGTACGTGA
- a CDS encoding tetratricopeptide repeat protein: MNPVVARAGALQAADRFEESKAVLAPHLAEEPDDEWAWQLLAVAHEKLGEYEPAERAAAEMLRISPGHVGALILLSRVLLRLGRQSEARAAAEEAVRRAPDKWSSHLALSGVLVAYSSAPPADHERAYEAAHEAVRLAPHEPDAHQALCFAAVRTQRQDVAKQALVEWLRLDPSNETAQAMHTDATANAPAVTAAQAAEMYSTGLAGTPQSPMLRSGLDHATYRLLRGTRWLALVCLAAAGVTIDLFATTKDPILRELPVPLGNRVWVLMVMAAIWGFGALFRYHRMRTGVQLNIRSLVRRGPWARIVLGQAAWTMLCALLISQIPWTDRGVPEVLFWAGLVVPLSTMAYDRRKTG; encoded by the coding sequence ATGAATCCGGTGGTGGCGCGCGCCGGTGCGCTGCAGGCGGCAGACCGGTTCGAGGAGTCCAAGGCCGTACTGGCCCCCCACCTCGCCGAGGAGCCGGACGACGAATGGGCCTGGCAGCTGCTCGCCGTCGCCCACGAGAAGCTCGGCGAGTACGAGCCCGCGGAGCGGGCCGCCGCCGAGATGCTCCGGATCTCGCCCGGGCACGTCGGCGCGCTCATTCTGCTGTCCCGGGTGCTGCTCCGCCTCGGCAGGCAGTCCGAGGCGCGGGCGGCGGCAGAGGAGGCCGTCCGCAGGGCGCCCGACAAGTGGTCCTCGCATCTCGCACTGTCCGGCGTGCTCGTCGCCTATTCGTCGGCCCCGCCCGCCGATCACGAGCGGGCGTACGAGGCGGCCCACGAGGCCGTGCGCCTCGCCCCGCATGAGCCCGACGCCCACCAGGCCCTGTGCTTCGCGGCCGTACGCACGCAGCGTCAGGACGTCGCGAAGCAGGCCCTGGTCGAATGGCTGCGCCTCGACCCGTCCAACGAGACGGCCCAGGCCATGCACACCGACGCGACGGCCAACGCCCCGGCCGTCACGGCCGCCCAGGCCGCGGAGATGTACTCAACAGGGCTGGCGGGCACACCCCAGTCCCCGATGCTGCGCAGCGGCCTCGACCATGCCACGTACCGCCTGCTGCGGGGCACACGCTGGCTCGCGCTCGTCTGTCTGGCCGCTGCGGGGGTGACGATCGACCTCTTCGCCACGACCAAGGACCCGATCCTGCGGGAGCTGCCCGTACCGCTCGGCAACCGCGTCTGGGTGCTGATGGTCATGGCCGCGATCTGGGGCTTCGGCGCGCTGTTCCGCTACCACCGGATGCGTACCGGAGTGCAGCTCAACATCCGCTCCCTCGTACGCCGCGGCCCCTGGGCCCGGATCGTGCTGGGACAGGCGGCGTGGACCATGCTCTGCGCGCTGCTGATATCCCAGATCCCGTGGACCGATCGGGGTGTGCCCGAGGTCCTGTTCTGGGCCGGCTTGGTGGTGCCGCTGTCGACCATGGCGTACGACCGCAGGAAGACTGGGTGA
- a CDS encoding 26S protease regulatory subunit, whose translation MPEESPAPESPLIQSLRTAVAAAPEDVPLRLHLAELLLAAGLHDAAVTEAAAALQHAPGDTAARELMVRAMGIPAAPAPPAPGTQDTSTAAEPAASTEPVAPAEPADTAEPAVPAESAAPDESSRRGGFNWRAAEQEVDGIVEPRFVEPPLAADGSGDPGDADAWDVTGPGAVRLADVGGMQEVKDRLEAAFLAPMRNPELRKLYGKSLRGGLLLYGPPGCGKTFIARAVAGELGASFLSVSVNDVLDMWIGNSERNMHEVFETARRQAPCVVFLDELDALGAKRSRTQHSGMRNTVNQLLTELDGIHSAANEGVFVLAATNVPWDVDIALRRPGRLDRTLLVLPPDATARDAILRYHLRERPIEAVDLGRLVKATDGLSGADLAHVCESAAESALLDSARTGRIRMIGTKDLLDAAKSVVPSTEPWFAAARNVAMFANEGGMYDDLVTYLKKRRKL comes from the coding sequence ATGCCGGAAGAGTCTCCCGCCCCTGAATCCCCGCTCATACAGAGCCTGCGCACAGCCGTGGCCGCGGCCCCCGAGGATGTTCCTCTGCGGCTGCACCTCGCCGAGTTGCTGCTTGCCGCGGGCCTGCACGACGCCGCTGTAACGGAAGCCGCGGCGGCGTTGCAGCATGCGCCGGGGGACACGGCAGCGCGGGAGTTGATGGTGCGGGCGATGGGGATTCCGGCGGCCCCCGCGCCCCCGGCACCCGGGACCCAGGACACGTCCACGGCCGCTGAGCCGGCCGCGTCCACCGAGCCGGTCGCACCCGCGGAGCCGGCGGACACCGCCGAGCCGGCCGTGCCCGCGGAATCCGCCGCCCCCGACGAGTCGTCCCGCCGCGGCGGATTCAACTGGCGGGCGGCCGAGCAAGAGGTCGACGGCATCGTCGAACCCCGCTTCGTCGAGCCCCCGCTCGCCGCCGACGGCAGCGGCGACCCCGGGGACGCCGACGCCTGGGACGTGACCGGTCCCGGCGCCGTACGGCTCGCGGACGTCGGCGGCATGCAGGAGGTCAAGGACCGCCTCGAAGCCGCGTTCCTCGCGCCGATGCGCAACCCCGAACTGCGCAAGCTGTACGGCAAGAGCCTGCGCGGCGGGCTCCTCCTCTACGGTCCGCCCGGCTGCGGCAAGACCTTCATCGCGCGTGCCGTTGCCGGCGAACTCGGCGCGAGCTTCCTGTCCGTGTCCGTCAACGACGTCCTCGACATGTGGATCGGCAACTCCGAACGCAACATGCACGAGGTCTTCGAGACCGCCCGCCGTCAGGCGCCCTGTGTCGTCTTCCTCGACGAGCTGGACGCGCTCGGCGCCAAGCGCAGCCGTACACAGCACAGCGGCATGCGCAACACCGTCAACCAGCTCCTCACCGAGCTCGACGGCATCCACTCCGCCGCCAACGAAGGCGTGTTCGTCCTCGCCGCCACCAATGTCCCCTGGGACGTGGACATCGCGCTCCGGCGTCCGGGACGGCTCGACCGCACGCTGCTCGTCCTGCCGCCCGACGCCACCGCCCGCGACGCGATCCTCCGCTACCACCTGCGCGAACGTCCCATCGAGGCAGTCGACCTGGGACGCCTCGTCAAGGCGACGGACGGCCTCTCGGGTGCCGACCTGGCCCATGTCTGCGAGTCGGCCGCCGAGAGCGCGCTGCTCGACTCGGCACGCACCGGCCGGATCCGCATGATCGGCACGAAGGACCTGCTCGACGCGGCGAAGTCGGTCGTCCCGTCGACCGAACCGTGGTTCGCGGCGGCGCGGAACGTGGCGATGTTCGCCAACGAGGGCGGTATGTACGACGACCTGGTGACGTACCTGAAGAAGAGGCGGAAGCTGTGA
- a CDS encoding RICIN domain-containing protein — translation MISKIKSSRTVRRLMAVATASLAMVGGSLVVAQPASAASFQGSLWNYQTGLCLDGSGGAGPGAAVIQWECNGGSNQFWYTSWDSKGRPRIVNSRSNLCLDRHDDTRTGSQLILWHCNNTWNQVFAFGGGTNAIVNTPLNQVVDVPGGTGTWGARPIMWEPNGGGNQLWVQHLW, via the coding sequence ATGATCTCAAAGATCAAGTCGAGTAGAACCGTCAGGCGTTTGATGGCGGTGGCCACGGCGAGCCTGGCGATGGTCGGCGGCAGCCTGGTGGTGGCACAGCCCGCCTCCGCAGCCTCTTTCCAGGGGTCGCTGTGGAACTATCAGACGGGGCTCTGCCTGGACGGCAGTGGCGGTGCCGGCCCTGGCGCCGCTGTGATCCAGTGGGAGTGCAACGGGGGTTCGAACCAGTTCTGGTACACAAGCTGGGACTCCAAGGGACGCCCGAGGATCGTCAACTCCAGGAGCAACCTGTGCCTGGACCGGCACGACGACACCAGGACGGGCTCCCAGCTGATCCTTTGGCACTGCAACAACACCTGGAACCAGGTCTTCGCCTTTGGCGGAGGAACTAATGCCATCGTGAACACCCCTCTCAACCAGGTGGTCGACGTCCCGGGAGGCACGGGCACCTGGGGCGCTCGGCCCATCATGTGGGAGCCGAACGGCGGAGGCAATCAGCTGTGGGTGCAGCACCTCTGGTAG
- a CDS encoding transposase: MSEQDFIALVDSLHQLARAAILLVLDRLNTHVARGMRDLVAERAWLTMFLLPAYPPDLNPAEDVRAHVSEGLANLIVMARPARNPPPKPAQTP, from the coding sequence ATGAGCGAACAGGACTTCATCGCGCTGGTCGACAGTCTCCATCAGCTGGCCAGGGCAGCGATCCTGCTGGTCTTGGACCGGCTGAACACCCACGTCGCCCGCGGAATGAGGGACCTCGTCGCCGAGCGGGCGTGGCTGACAATGTTCCTGCTGCCCGCCTACCCGCCCGACCTGAACCCGGCCGAAGACGTCAGGGCGCACGTCTCAGAAGGCCTGGCCAACCTCATCGTCATGGCTCGACCGGCTCGAAACCCTCCTCCGAAACCGGCTCAAACGCCTTGA